In Anseongella ginsenosidimutans, one genomic interval encodes:
- a CDS encoding ABC transporter permease, giving the protein MLKNYFKIAFRNLAGNKLFSGLNILGLATGMTCSMFIFLWVKNELSFDKFHANADKIYRVTAELSDDVKAAVVPPPLATAIKTEIPAIKDATRLIPLKEMITAGTKKFEEKNIYFADTNFLKIFSYPLLEGNALTALSSPDAVVLTEATARRYFNSAQAAVGKTIFIDNDITGTHLRVTGVLKNIPSSSHLQFDLLLSTKLYERMGNAKVWDNYAAYVYFQLAGNFKITPASINAIEKQINAVKNRNDQSDTRSSLSVQALTDIHLRSDFMLDVEGQGSIRHVTIFSLVAIFILLIACINFVNLSTAFSSQRAKEVGLRKTVGAQRGQLIFQFMGEALLLAFTSLALAIALTALLIPFFNELASTSISFNLFSMKMVGALFGMAAIVGLLSGSYPAFVLSSFNLQKILKGSQASPAGKRSFRNGLIVLQFVISVILMISTLVVYQQLQFIKNRDIGFDKNNLLYVKMPEVGDLKDNKDALKAMLDQYPGISEYTITDHLPTYLTAGGRLSWPGADPQKQVIGFRLRTDENFIKTFGMRLAAGRFFSGDFKGDDSSYVVNETATKIMGIAPSEAIGKKITMGGREGEIIGVVNDFNFQPVRQLVEPLVIRNNFSGGYLVMRTSPGNIQHIIEQLKEIFVNIYDDYPFSYGFVNEDLSKLYATERQMGKLFNAFSVLSIIISSLGLFGLTTYTIQKRTKEIGVRKVLGASVSSVITLLSKV; this is encoded by the coding sequence ATGCTAAAAAATTATTTCAAGATCGCGTTCAGGAACCTTGCAGGAAACAAGTTGTTTAGCGGCCTGAATATTCTCGGGTTAGCCACAGGCATGACCTGCAGCATGTTCATTTTTTTATGGGTGAAGAACGAATTGAGCTTCGATAAGTTCCATGCAAACGCGGATAAAATATACCGTGTGACCGCTGAATTATCTGATGATGTTAAAGCAGCGGTAGTTCCGCCTCCGCTGGCAACAGCTATTAAAACTGAAATACCTGCCATTAAGGACGCTACAAGGCTGATCCCTTTGAAGGAAATGATCACCGCAGGCACCAAAAAGTTTGAAGAAAAAAACATCTACTTTGCAGACACCAACTTTCTGAAAATATTCAGCTATCCTTTACTGGAGGGCAATGCGCTCACCGCGCTTTCTTCACCTGACGCAGTAGTATTGACCGAAGCAACCGCCAGAAGATACTTTAACAGTGCCCAGGCTGCGGTCGGGAAAACGATCTTTATAGACAATGATATAACAGGAACTCACCTGCGGGTAACGGGAGTTCTCAAAAACATCCCTTCCAGCTCGCATTTGCAATTTGACCTCTTATTATCAACGAAGTTATATGAAAGAATGGGTAACGCAAAAGTCTGGGATAATTATGCGGCCTATGTTTATTTTCAGCTCGCCGGCAATTTCAAGATTACGCCCGCTTCCATTAATGCAATTGAGAAACAAATTAATGCGGTTAAAAATAGAAATGATCAATCGGACACCAGGTCCTCACTGTCGGTACAGGCGCTTACCGATATTCACCTCCGTTCTGATTTCATGCTCGATGTGGAGGGCCAGGGCAGCATCAGGCATGTAACGATCTTTTCCCTGGTGGCTATCTTTATCTTACTTATCGCCTGTATCAACTTCGTAAACTTATCCACGGCGTTTTCCTCGCAAAGGGCAAAAGAAGTGGGGCTCCGTAAAACTGTTGGCGCACAGCGCGGCCAGCTTATCTTCCAGTTTATGGGCGAGGCCCTCCTGCTCGCTTTTACTTCGCTTGCCCTGGCAATTGCTCTGACAGCTTTACTGATCCCATTCTTTAATGAGCTTGCATCAACATCAATTTCATTCAATTTGTTCAGCATGAAAATGGTGGGAGCCCTGTTTGGAATGGCTGCCATCGTGGGCTTGTTATCCGGTAGTTATCCCGCTTTCGTTTTATCATCTTTCAACCTGCAAAAAATACTGAAAGGCTCACAGGCTTCCCCTGCCGGGAAAAGATCTTTCAGAAATGGACTGATCGTACTGCAGTTTGTTATATCGGTTATCTTAATGATCAGCACACTGGTTGTCTATCAACAGCTGCAATTCATAAAAAACAGGGATATCGGCTTCGATAAAAATAACCTGCTCTATGTGAAAATGCCGGAGGTAGGCGACCTGAAAGACAATAAAGATGCATTGAAAGCTATGCTGGACCAATATCCGGGCATCAGCGAATACACCATTACCGACCATTTGCCCACGTACCTGACCGCAGGAGGGCGCTTATCATGGCCAGGCGCGGACCCGCAAAAACAAGTGATCGGCTTCCGCTTGCGGACCGATGAGAACTTTATAAAAACGTTCGGCATGCGCCTGGCCGCCGGCCGCTTCTTTTCCGGGGATTTTAAGGGAGACGACAGCAGTTATGTAGTAAACGAAACAGCCACAAAAATAATGGGCATCGCTCCTTCAGAAGCCATTGGGAAAAAAATTACGATGGGCGGCAGAGAAGGGGAAATCATAGGTGTAGTGAACGACTTTAACTTTCAACCGGTGCGCCAATTGGTAGAACCACTGGTAATAAGAAATAATTTTTCCGGCGGATACCTGGTCATGCGTACATCTCCGGGCAATATTCAGCACATCATCGAACAACTAAAGGAAATTTTCGTCAACATTTACGACGATTACCCTTTCTCCTACGGGTTCGTCAATGAAGATTTATCCAAATTATACGCCACCGAACGTCAGATGGGAAAATTATTCAATGCCTTTTCCGTTTTATCAATCATTATTTCTTCCCTGGGGCTTTTTGGCCTGACCACCTACACGATCCAGAAGCGCACAAAGGAGATTGGCGTGCGCAAAGTTTTAGGCGCTTCGGTTTCGAGCGTAATTACCTTACTGTCCAAAGTGTGA
- the istA gene encoding IS21 family transposase: MDKKTIHHWIMYHEIQKRHTSGESYSKIAADLGLDRRTVRRYTQMNEEAFEVFLLGQTERRKLLAPYEEFVRERLTTLPSASTAQVHDWLKEHHADFPSTIGPRTVYNFVMWVRGKHRIPCEEKVREYFPVEELPYGFQAQVDFGQCVLRQAGGGRQKVYFLALVLSRSRMKYLYFLDRAFTTEEAIDAHEAAFAYLGGMPMEIVYDQDRLFLVDERLGDLLLTQGFKQYVFEQQFGLYFCRKADPQSKGKVENVVGYVKKNFLYGRVYHDLPTLQIQGIAWLERTGNALTHGTTGKIPAEEWEIEKQHLKSWAPVSLLSDWVMGTVRKNNTFNFRGNVYSVPQGTYRGKNSYLKLRIGEGDALLVYTTAEELLCRHQIPQVTGM; the protein is encoded by the coding sequence ATGGACAAAAAGACCATTCATCACTGGATCATGTATCACGAAATTCAAAAAAGACACACCTCGGGAGAGAGTTATTCTAAGATCGCCGCTGATTTAGGCCTTGACCGCCGGACGGTGAGACGCTATACGCAAATGAACGAGGAAGCCTTCGAGGTTTTCCTGCTGGGACAGACAGAGCGCAGGAAGCTGCTGGCCCCTTACGAAGAGTTTGTAAGAGAACGTCTGACAACCCTTCCCTCAGCCAGCACCGCTCAGGTACACGATTGGCTGAAAGAGCATCACGCCGATTTTCCATCCACCATAGGTCCCCGCACGGTGTACAACTTCGTGATGTGGGTACGGGGAAAGCACCGGATTCCTTGTGAAGAAAAAGTCCGGGAGTACTTTCCGGTGGAAGAACTGCCCTACGGGTTTCAGGCACAGGTGGATTTCGGACAATGCGTACTGCGACAGGCTGGGGGCGGGCGACAGAAGGTCTATTTTCTGGCGTTGGTACTATCGCGAAGCCGGATGAAATACCTGTATTTCCTGGATCGTGCCTTTACCACCGAGGAAGCCATCGATGCCCATGAGGCCGCTTTTGCCTACCTGGGAGGGATGCCCATGGAGATCGTTTACGATCAGGACAGGTTGTTCCTGGTGGATGAACGGCTGGGCGATCTGCTGTTGACCCAAGGCTTTAAGCAGTATGTTTTTGAACAACAGTTCGGGCTTTACTTCTGTCGCAAAGCGGATCCTCAGAGCAAGGGTAAGGTAGAGAACGTGGTAGGTTACGTGAAAAAGAACTTTCTGTATGGCAGGGTGTATCATGACCTTCCCACCCTGCAGATCCAGGGAATCGCCTGGCTGGAGCGCACCGGGAATGCCTTGACTCACGGAACCACCGGGAAGATCCCGGCAGAGGAATGGGAAATTGAAAAACAGCATCTGAAATCCTGGGCCCCGGTCAGTCTGCTGAGCGATTGGGTGATGGGTACGGTGCGCAAAAACAATACGTTCAATTTCAGGGGGAATGTCTATTCAGTGCCTCAGGGGACTTACCGGGGAAAAAATAGTTACCTCAAGCTCCGCATCGGCGAAGGAGACGCCTTACTGGTCTACACCACTGCGGAGGAACTATTGTGCCGCCATCAGATCCCCCAGGTAACGGGAATGTGA
- the istB gene encoding IS21-like element helper ATPase IstB, giving the protein MNTVETIQKQCQLLRLGAVAYQVEALADQAAGEGISYLQFAQRLLESEIDQRRERDLERRKKAAHLPARHRLEQFDTTGQENLPPARLQQLKELSWLDQQFNIILMGPPGTGKTLLAAGLCHQAIGQGYRAYFRTMQELVDILKARELSARAKTDYRRLCKAQLIVIDDLMMTPQSSTEANLFFHFINQLHEQTSFVITTNKSPKQWVEVLGDEVLTTALLDRLLYRCEVIQHAGQSYRMKHRKSIFETLS; this is encoded by the coding sequence ATGAACACGGTAGAAACCATTCAGAAACAGTGTCAGCTGCTGCGCTTAGGCGCCGTGGCCTACCAGGTAGAGGCCCTGGCCGATCAGGCGGCAGGCGAGGGAATCAGCTACTTGCAATTTGCTCAACGCCTGCTGGAAAGCGAAATCGATCAGCGCCGGGAGCGGGATCTGGAGCGTCGAAAAAAAGCGGCGCACCTGCCCGCCAGACATCGCCTGGAGCAGTTTGACACCACCGGGCAGGAAAACCTTCCTCCCGCACGCCTTCAGCAGCTGAAAGAGCTCTCCTGGCTGGATCAGCAGTTTAATATCATCCTGATGGGTCCCCCGGGAACCGGTAAAACGCTGCTGGCAGCCGGACTTTGCCACCAGGCTATCGGTCAGGGCTATCGCGCCTACTTCCGCACCATGCAGGAACTCGTCGATATCCTGAAGGCCCGGGAACTTTCTGCTCGTGCTAAAACCGATTACAGGCGATTGTGCAAAGCCCAGCTCATTGTCATCGATGACCTGATGATGACACCCCAGAGCAGCACTGAGGCGAATTTATTCTTTCACTTTATCAACCAGCTCCACGAACAGACCTCTTTTGTCATTACCACCAACAAATCTCCCAAACAATGGGTCGAGGTGCTTGGTGACGAGGTGTTGACCACCGCCTTGCTGGATCGACTGCTTTATCGATGTGAGGTCATCCAGCATGCCGGGCAAAGCTACCGGATGAAACATCGCAAATCAATCTTTGAAACTTTAAGTTAA
- a CDS encoding ABC transporter permease codes for MIAIVLATPVAWYIMNRWLQDFTYRIEVKWWMFALAGLLAVVIALLTVSFQSVKTALMNPVKSLRSE; via the coding sequence TTGATCGCAATCGTCCTCGCGACTCCTGTTGCCTGGTATATCATGAACCGGTGGCTGCAGGATTTCACCTACCGGATTGAAGTGAAATGGTGGATGTTCGCCCTCGCCGGGCTATTGGCGGTAGTGATCGCCCTGCTTACAGTTAGTTTTCAGTCCGTGAAGACTGCGCTGATGAACCCGGTAAAGTCCCTGCGGTCGGAGTAG
- a CDS encoding helix-turn-helix domain-containing protein yields the protein MSEINTLAAFYAFSGGALWLLGSLLFIGFDKTNTQANRWLGAFYCILACAFTQLFLEGFGIGGGFFIHLLELPRWAMLPCLYMAVNHYVSPSSLKKDWLLHFVPFLLFLIFSLVYLMPDLFNGQNHLPVLPPWIRFIVRYFFFGQTVYYWIVCFFLLRRHQKNLKMVASFTEKIDLEWLRYLLISVLFLIFVRILSISNIHVTYYSPILYFLGIILLAYLTLSQKSIYATETYPAAEKSEITPKKALNERLTPEQVEELKHIVMRKTVGDKLYLDPSLTLSALSDKIGISTHELSYILNNGVGKNFYQFINELRTEEAKSLLLSEDTRHLDMLGVAIRAGFNSKTTFYTTFKKATNLTPKEYIKANSAAG from the coding sequence ATGTCTGAAATAAATACCTTAGCTGCTTTCTATGCCTTTTCGGGAGGCGCATTATGGCTATTAGGATCCCTGCTTTTTATTGGGTTCGATAAAACGAATACCCAAGCCAACCGGTGGCTTGGAGCATTCTATTGTATCCTTGCATGCGCTTTTACCCAACTTTTCCTGGAAGGATTCGGAATTGGTGGGGGTTTCTTTATTCATCTGCTTGAACTGCCAAGATGGGCTATGCTCCCCTGCCTTTATATGGCGGTAAACCATTACGTATCACCTTCTTCACTCAAAAAAGACTGGCTTCTCCATTTCGTGCCTTTCCTGCTTTTCCTTATATTTTCCCTGGTCTACTTAATGCCAGATCTCTTTAATGGCCAAAACCATCTACCCGTATTGCCTCCCTGGATACGCTTTATTGTCCGGTATTTTTTCTTTGGCCAGACGGTTTATTACTGGATCGTTTGTTTCTTTCTGCTCCGCCGCCACCAAAAAAACTTAAAAATGGTGGCTTCCTTTACTGAAAAAATAGATCTGGAATGGCTGAGATATCTGTTGATTTCCGTGTTATTCTTGATTTTCGTCCGTATACTAAGCATATCCAACATTCACGTAACTTATTATTCCCCTATTCTATATTTTTTGGGGATAATCCTTTTGGCATATTTAACACTCTCTCAAAAATCAATTTATGCTACTGAAACATATCCGGCGGCGGAAAAATCGGAAATCACACCAAAAAAGGCGCTAAATGAACGACTTACCCCTGAACAAGTTGAAGAACTCAAACATATAGTAATGCGAAAAACAGTCGGCGATAAACTATATCTCGACCCAAGCCTGACACTTTCGGCACTTTCAGATAAAATAGGCATCAGCACCCATGAACTATCCTATATCCTTAATAATGGAGTTGGAAAAAACTTTTATCAGTTCATAAATGAATTACGGACGGAGGAAGCAAAATCACTTCTATTATCGGAGGACACCAGGCATTTAGATATGCTCGGCGTCGCTATCAGAGCTGGCTTCAACTCCAAAACTACGTTTTATACTACCTTTAAAAAAGCAACTAATCTCACCCCTAAAGAATACATTAAAGCAAATTCAGCGGCCGGTTGA
- a CDS encoding DUF4350 domain-containing protein, whose amino-acid sequence MRKLARQCLLIWYAFVFSAPDGIAQQVADETFNYPVPMPAYKVGSGPLIVFDEAHNNASTLKGAYAAFGKLLESDGYKVVSSKEKVSFGLLKKAKIYVTVNAMYDMEDWNLPARSAFSQEEINELSNWVADGGSLFLVTDHMPCGASVNELAGRFGVNVINGFALRRDGQPEVFSKERKTLTSNKITGPPGKEIDSIMCWGGTGFIVPPNAYVISLLGEDYSIYLPSDVSQIKRPLADTIPLEFDTIGT is encoded by the coding sequence ATGCGGAAGTTAGCTCGCCAATGTCTTTTAATTTGGTATGCATTCGTCTTCTCGGCGCCAGACGGGATAGCACAGCAAGTGGCAGATGAAACTTTTAACTATCCGGTTCCTATGCCGGCATACAAGGTAGGAAGCGGCCCCCTAATCGTATTTGATGAAGCGCATAATAATGCATCGACATTGAAGGGAGCCTATGCCGCCTTTGGTAAACTACTCGAAAGTGACGGCTATAAGGTAGTAAGCAGCAAAGAAAAAGTAAGTTTCGGGCTTCTTAAAAAAGCAAAGATCTACGTAACCGTGAATGCGATGTATGACATGGAAGACTGGAACCTGCCAGCGAGATCAGCCTTTTCTCAAGAAGAAATAAATGAATTGTCAAATTGGGTTGCAGATGGAGGCAGTTTATTTCTTGTAACGGATCATATGCCATGTGGGGCTTCTGTTAATGAACTGGCAGGAAGATTTGGAGTAAACGTCATAAACGGTTTCGCACTTAGAAGGGATGGTCAGCCAGAGGTATTTTCAAAGGAGAGAAAGACACTTACCTCCAATAAGATTACCGGCCCTCCCGGCAAAGAGATCGACAGTATTATGTGTTGGGGAGGGACGGGGTTTATTGTTCCGCCAAATGCCTACGTTATTTCCCTATTGGGGGAGGATTACAGCATATATCTTCCAAGCGATGTTTCGCAAATAAAAAGGCCTTTGGCGGACACCATACCCCTTGAGTTTGACACGATTGGGACTTAA
- a CDS encoding DNA alkylation repair protein, producing MFRILVSHFEIQLMYDNENDKKYLRQYKRLKAAKLKKIMKTKPLPKSIKLDMKLSSKAESILAQINTKTKLGDLRKIAKDIKKDHELALELWSTGRFLPRQLAILIMDSKALSQDLIDKLDKDMQTHPFGERNQLIDWLMANQLTKDKKTITLIQSWKNSPSSLQRRTYWYYQARLRWTGQTPPENTPDLLSAMETGIAMEEPEVQWAMNFTAGWIGVYEKKYRNRCVALGEKTGLYKDEMVSRGCTPNYLPAFIAMESNKRNL from the coding sequence ATGTTTCGTATATTGGTTTCGCACTTCGAGATTCAGTTGATGTATGACAACGAAAACGACAAAAAATATTTAAGACAATACAAGCGGCTTAAAGCAGCGAAACTTAAAAAAATAATGAAAACCAAACCGCTACCAAAGTCAATAAAACTTGATATGAAACTCTCTTCAAAAGCTGAAAGCATCTTGGCTCAAATCAATACTAAAACTAAGTTAGGGGACTTACGGAAAATCGCTAAAGATATCAAGAAAGACCATGAACTGGCTTTGGAACTATGGTCAACCGGGAGGTTTTTGCCCAGGCAATTGGCCATCTTGATTATGGACAGCAAGGCTCTTTCCCAGGATTTGATTGATAAGCTTGATAAAGACATGCAAACTCATCCATTTGGTGAGCGAAACCAGCTAATTGACTGGCTAATGGCCAATCAGCTTACTAAGGACAAAAAGACAATTACATTAATTCAATCTTGGAAAAATAGTCCTTCTTCCCTTCAAAGGCGCACTTATTGGTACTATCAGGCAAGATTAAGATGGACAGGCCAGACGCCCCCCGAAAATACGCCCGACTTACTTTCAGCAATGGAGACCGGGATTGCCATGGAAGAGCCTGAAGTTCAATGGGCCATGAATTTTACTGCAGGCTGGATTGGAGTTTATGAAAAGAAGTATCGAAACCGGTGTGTCGCTCTTGGCGAGAAAACAGGTCTTTATAAAGATGAAATGGTATCAAGAGGGTGTACTCCCAATTATTTGCCAGCGTTCATTGCGATGGAAAGTAACAAACGAAATTTATAG
- a CDS encoding pyridoxamine 5'-phosphate oxidase family protein: MGTENLHNREATKKLKELVDKIDIGILCTFVPESVYPHAVPMSRQEVDEQGNIWYLFSTESETYTNLERNSKISVLFSHVGDYNFLSVNGIAEISRDGERVDKYWNKMMESWFEKGKDDPRIRILKVVPQEAHYWDNKSNKLITLLKMAANAVSGSKMSLGRDGELNL; encoded by the coding sequence ATGGGCACTGAAAACTTGCATAACAGGGAAGCCACCAAGAAACTAAAGGAACTTGTGGACAAAATCGACATTGGAATCCTATGTACTTTTGTTCCTGAAAGTGTTTACCCGCACGCCGTTCCCATGAGCCGGCAGGAAGTTGACGAGCAGGGAAATATCTGGTACCTGTTTTCTACCGAGAGTGAAACCTATACCAACCTGGAGCGGAACAGTAAAATAAGCGTTCTGTTCTCTCATGTCGGCGATTATAATTTTTTAAGCGTCAATGGAATAGCTGAAATATCCCGGGATGGAGAACGTGTTGACAAGTATTGGAATAAAATGATGGAGAGCTGGTTCGAAAAAGGAAAAGACGATCCCCGGATCAGGATTCTTAAAGTTGTTCCGCAGGAAGCGCATTATTGGGACAACAAGTCCAATAAACTTATAACTCTCTTAAAAATGGCGGCAAACGCCGTTTCCGGATCGAAAATGAGCCTCGGCCGGGACGGTGAGCTGAATTTGTAG
- a CDS encoding cupin domain-containing protein: MYKAKVKSRKEGTLLNIANGHYRIIISGKETEGRYAIIEMNVPPGAGPPPHAHINTEELFYVAEGSVDFYTEDGTQTAKMGDLIRVPKNGGVHAFKNISDKPAVLICTVYPSGFDEMFERVSQTPEHAKHIGEQFGNVFYPLDYFTV, translated from the coding sequence ATGTATAAGGCAAAAGTAAAAAGCAGAAAAGAGGGCACATTACTCAATATTGCTAACGGGCATTACCGGATCATTATCTCGGGAAAAGAAACTGAGGGTAGGTATGCCATTATTGAGATGAATGTTCCTCCGGGCGCCGGTCCGCCTCCTCATGCGCATATAAATACAGAAGAATTGTTTTATGTAGCTGAGGGCAGCGTTGACTTCTATACGGAAGATGGTACACAAACCGCAAAGATGGGCGATTTAATCCGTGTACCGAAAAACGGTGGAGTTCATGCTTTTAAAAATATCTCAGATAAGCCTGCAGTACTTATTTGCACGGTTTATCCGTCTGGCTTTGATGAAATGTTCGAGCGGGTAAGCCAAACGCCGGAGCATGCAAAACACATCGGAGAACAATTCGGGAATGTATTTTATCCGCTAGACTATTTTACAGTCTAA
- a CDS encoding Fic family protein yields MANKNSGVDMKNICFSSLVTVFQERITPEEGYLVGYAGILYAYDLRVPVPDMLSIISHKHKHYKTTEWRVFTPRYRPDDTLIGHLTFALKYEGIELCLLKKLFEKLDAAELARLIVEEPTGQYRRKIWFLYEWLMDARLNLPDMTAGNYIDLVDTSIQYGSTSSVEKSKRQRIRNNLPGAREFCPMIRKTDLLDQYIALGLSKEIKDMIGGIHPDVMARTAAFLLLKDSKASYAIEGERPPQNRAQRWGRAIGQAGQRPIAKAELIRLQQIVIANPRFTKMGFRQQEGFIGEHDRRYGTPIPDHISARWKDLELLIDGLIETGQKLEVEHDFDAVLAAAMIAFGFVFIHPFVDGNGRIHRYLIHHVLLRKEYVAKEMIFPVSAIILERLDEYRKILEEFSMPRLNLIDWKLDESNNVEVLNETIDLYRYFDATKQAEFLYSCVQQTIEQTIPDEVDYLEKYDRLKDYLDNYFEMPDKTVALLIRFLEQGRGKLSERAKSKEFGALTPDEVTRIEEKYSEIFEAE; encoded by the coding sequence TTGGCAAATAAAAATTCAGGAGTTGATATGAAAAATATATGCTTTTCATCGCTTGTAACTGTTTTTCAGGAACGGATAACACCGGAAGAGGGATATTTGGTGGGATATGCAGGAATACTGTATGCGTATGATTTGCGAGTTCCGGTACCGGATATGCTATCAATTATAAGCCATAAACATAAGCATTATAAAACTACCGAATGGAGGGTATTTACACCCAGGTATAGGCCGGATGATACGTTGATAGGACATCTTACCTTCGCACTCAAATATGAGGGTATAGAACTGTGTCTGCTTAAGAAATTGTTTGAAAAACTGGACGCAGCGGAACTGGCCCGATTGATTGTTGAGGAACCGACCGGACAATACCGCAGAAAAATATGGTTCTTGTACGAATGGCTTATGGATGCACGATTGAATCTACCTGATATGACCGCGGGAAATTATATCGACCTGGTTGATACCAGTATTCAATACGGATCTACAAGTTCGGTTGAAAAATCCAAAAGACAACGCATACGAAATAATCTACCGGGAGCAAGGGAATTCTGTCCCATGATAAGAAAAACTGACCTATTGGATCAATATATAGCGCTTGGTTTGTCAAAAGAGATAAAAGACATGATAGGCGGTATCCATCCCGATGTAATGGCCAGAACTGCTGCTTTTTTATTATTGAAAGATTCAAAAGCATCTTATGCCATAGAGGGCGAAAGGCCTCCTCAAAATCGGGCACAACGTTGGGGACGTGCCATAGGGCAGGCTGGGCAAAGGCCTATCGCAAAAGCAGAATTGATACGATTGCAGCAAATCGTAATAGCCAATCCAAGGTTTACCAAAATGGGATTTCGGCAACAAGAAGGGTTCATTGGTGAACATGACCGACGTTATGGTACACCCATACCAGATCATATCTCCGCAAGGTGGAAAGATTTGGAATTGTTGATAGATGGGTTGATAGAAACAGGTCAGAAACTGGAAGTTGAGCATGACTTTGATGCGGTGTTGGCCGCAGCCATGATAGCTTTTGGATTTGTCTTTATCCACCCTTTTGTAGATGGAAATGGGAGGATACACCGCTATTTGATTCACCATGTGCTATTAAGAAAAGAATATGTTGCTAAGGAAATGATCTTCCCTGTGTCGGCTATTATTTTGGAACGACTTGATGAATACCGGAAAATACTGGAAGAATTTTCGATGCCTCGTCTAAATCTTATCGACTGGAAACTTGACGAAAGTAATAATGTAGAGGTGCTGAATGAAACCATAGATCTGTATCGTTACTTCGATGCAACTAAGCAAGCTGAGTTTCTATATAGCTGTGTCCAACAGACAATAGAACAAACTATCCCTGACGAAGTAGATTATCTGGAAAAATACGACCGGCTGAAGGATTACCTGGACAATTATTTTGAAATGCCGGATAAGACGGTAGCGCTGTTAATTCGTTTTTTGGAGCAAGGGCGCGGCAAGCTGTCCGAACGGGCCAAAAGCAAGGAATTCGGGGCTCTTACTCCCGATGAGGTAACGCGTATTGAAGAAAAGTATTCGGAAATATTTGAAGCGGAGTGA
- a CDS encoding DNA helicase UvrD translates to MDKRIIFSVAGSGKTFLIISELDLNHRALIITYTINNIRNLEKRIQEKFGYMPKNIKVVSYFTFLHNFCYRPLLSHKVKSKGLHWDIPPQYTRTFRRDNKNYYLSKGQRLYHNRLSKLLEVENILDEVNARLEKYYDCLYIDEVQDFGGHDFDFLKSISKANLTMLFVGDFFQHTFDTSRDSNTNATLHDDYDRYQAEFKKMGLVPDAQSLSKTFRCSPTVCDFIREKLKIEIHSHKTEPSTVEVISDTSTAATIFHNSEIVKIFYQEHYKYACHSRNWGECKGEDAFVDICVVLNKGTFKKYSSNKLHELSPRTKNKLYVACSRAGNHLYFVDESLLKCFKR, encoded by the coding sequence GTGGATAAAAGAATAATTTTTTCGGTTGCTGGGTCAGGGAAAACCTTTCTTATTATCAGCGAGCTGGACCTTAACCACCGGGCTCTTATAATAACCTATACAATTAACAATATAAGGAACTTGGAAAAACGCATCCAGGAGAAATTCGGCTATATGCCGAAAAATATAAAGGTGGTATCCTATTTTACGTTTCTCCACAATTTTTGCTACAGGCCTTTGCTATCCCACAAAGTGAAGTCGAAGGGGTTACATTGGGATATACCACCTCAATACACAAGAACATTTCGACGGGACAATAAAAATTATTACCTATCTAAAGGCCAGCGCCTTTACCACAACAGATTATCGAAATTACTGGAAGTAGAGAATATTTTGGACGAGGTAAATGCCCGCTTGGAAAAATATTACGATTGTCTCTACATAGACGAAGTACAAGACTTTGGTGGCCATGATTTCGATTTCCTTAAAAGCATCAGTAAGGCCAATCTTACAATGCTTTTCGTCGGAGATTTCTTTCAGCACACCTTTGATACAAGCCGGGATAGTAATACAAACGCTACCTTACATGATGACTATGATCGGTATCAGGCGGAATTTAAAAAGATGGGGCTTGTTCCGGACGCACAATCATTGAGCAAAACTTTCCGGTGTAGCCCGACGGTTTGTGATTTTATCAGGGAGAAACTAAAAATAGAAATCCATTCCCACAAGACGGAACCTTCAACAGTTGAGGTCATCAGTGACACGTCCACGGCAGCAACGATTTTTCATAATAGTGAGATAGTCAAAATCTTCTATCAAGAGCATTATAAATATGCCTGCCATTCAAGAAACTGGGGCGAATGCAAGGGGGAAGATGCCTTTGTTGATATATGTGTCGTGCTTAACAAAGGCACATTTAAAAAATACAGTTCCAATAAATTACACGAACTTTCCCCAAGAACTAAAAACAAACTGTATGTGGCTTGCTCAAGGGCAGGAAACCACCTGTATTTTGTCGATGAGAGCCTACTGAAATGTTTTAAAAGATAG